The Mycobacteriales bacterium nucleotide sequence TTGGTGAGGCCGAGGCTGACTGCCGTGTGGCGGGCGATGACGCCGCCGCCCTGCATGTTCTCGGCGATGACGATGTCGTCGATGTCAGCCGCGTCGACGCCGCTGCGGGCGATCACCTCGGGGACCACCACCCGGGCGAGCTCGAACGCATCGACGGACACGAGCCCGCCCTTGCGGCCGCGGGCGATCGGCGTACGAGCGCCGGCGACGATGACGTTGTTGCGCACGGGTGGATCTCCTTTAGTTGATTCGACCGCTGCGAAGATCTTCTCGCAGCCGGAACTTCTGGACCTTGCCGGATGGGGTACGCGGCAGGTCGGCGACCTGGTAGACGAACTCGGGCCACTTCTGCTTCGCCAGACCCGCCGCGGACAGGTGCTGCTGCATCGCAGGGATGGTCGGCGGCGCCGCGCCGTCACGGACTCGCACCACGGCCGCGGCCCGCTCGCCGAACTTCTCGTCGGGCACTCCGACTACAGCGATCTCGAGGACTGCGTCCATTCCCAGCAGGACGTCCTCGACCTCCTGGGCGCTGATGTTCTCCCCGCCGCGGATGATGATGTCGGACACCCGGTCGGTGATCGAGAGGTAGCCGTCCTCGTCGAGCACGCCGACGTCGCCGGTGCGGTACCAGCCGTCGGCGTCGAAGGCCGCGGCCGTCAGCGCCGGGTCGGTGTAACCGAGACACAGCTCCGGCCCGCGACTGAAGATCTCACCGTCCTCCGAGAGCCGAATCTCCACGCCGGGCAGGACATGGCCGTCGGTGCGATTCCGCTTGAGCTGAGGCTCGTCGATCATCGAGCCCGTGATCGAGGGGTGCTCGGTGCTCCCGTAGGACCGGAAGCACTTGATGCCCAGCTTCTCGGCGCGCTCGGTGACCGACGCCGGCACCGTCGACCCGCCGAGGCCGGCGAACGGCATCAGCGCGAGGTGCTCGGCGGTGAAGTCCGGATGGTCGAGCAGGCTCATCAGGAAGTACGTCGCACCGCCCGCCATCATCAGCTGCTCGTCGAGCATCAGCCGCAGGATGCGGCCCGGGTCGAACACGTCGACGAGGCAGACCGGCATCGTCTTGATCAACGGTGTGAGGAACGCGTTGACCATGCCGATGAAGTGGCCCACCGGCGCGGCGGTGATCTGCGGCGGGCTGGTCTGCGGGCCCATGCCGGCGAGGTGAACCGCTTCGCATCCGATCGTGCGGTGGCTGTGAATGACGCCCTTGGGGTCTTTCGTCGTACCCGAGGTGAAGGCGATCACCGCGGGCGAGTCCGGGTCGACCGGCGCCGGTCCGGCGATCGGCTCGGCGTCGAGCAGCTCGTCGAATCCGGTCGCTGCGGTCGGCAACGCCGTGGACTCGTCGGACTGCACGACGAACCACGGCGGCGCCCCATGGTCGGGCAACAACGCCTCGTAGGTGTCGAGGAAGCTCGCCGCGCCGAACCGGTCGGCGGTGATGACCGCGTCGGGCTTCGTCACGCGCAGGATGTAGTCGACTTCCTTGGCGCCGTAGAAGTGGACGATCGGCACGACTGCGGCACCGAGGTAGGCGGTCGCCCAGTAGGCGATGCCGGCTTCGACCCAGTTGGGCAGCTGGAAGACGACGACGTCACCCGCGCCGACCCCCCGCGAGCGCAACGAGGTCGCCATGGCCCGAGCGGCGCGGTCGACGTCAGCGAACGTCCCGTCCCACTGCCTGACCTGCGACCGCACCTTGAAATGAGCGGTGGCTGACCGGGACAAGCCACGCTCGACCAGCTGGCCCAGGCTGTCGTTGGTCCACAGGCCCTGCTCGAGGTAGTGGGCGCGCAGGTCCGTCGGGACGCTGCGCAGGTTCCATCGGCTCACTGCGGCGTGGGCTTGTCGCGCATGCGGTCAAGATTCGCACGCAGCTCCGGGCTGTCGAAGGAGCGGTGCTCGGCGGTGAGTGCGTAGTCGATCGTCGCCAACACGGCGCGCTGGAGGTGCAGGTTGATCACCTTGCGGGTGTCCTCGACGGCCTGCTTGGGCAGCTTGGCGATCTTCTTGGCGCACGCCATCGCCTCGGTCATGACGGCGTCGTCGTCGACGACGTGGTTGACCAGGCCGATCGCGGCAGCACGCTCGGACGGGATGCGCTCCCCGGTGAGCGCGTACTCCTTGGCGAGCATGAGGCTCGTCATCAGCGGCCAGGTGATCGGTCCGCCGTCAGCCGCAACCAGACCGAGCAGCACGTGCGGGTCCGCGAGGTGCGCGCTGCGCGCCATGAACGCGACGTCGGACAACGCGACCAGGCTGCATCCCAGGCCGACCGCCGGGCCATTGACCGCCGCGATGATCGGGACCCGGCAGCCCGCCATGCCGGTGACGATCATCCGGCCGTGGGTGAGGCTGATCTTGCGCAGCGCCTCGTCGCGGACGAGCTCGTCGATGTAGCCGAAGTCGCCGCCCGCCGAGAACGCCCGGCCGTTGCCGGTGAGCACGACCGCGCGCGCGTCGGCGTCGGCGTCGATCTGCGGCCAGAGGTGCGCGAGGCCCTCGTGCAGCTCGTGGTTGGTGGCGTTGAGGTGGTCCGGCCGGTTGAGGCGTACGACGCGGATCGGACCATCGAGCTCGACCTGGATCGCCTCGGGTACCGAGTAGCTGCTGCTCATGCCTTGTCCACTTTCACGATGCCGGTAGCCCCAGGATTCTGGTCGCGACGAGGTTGCGCTGGATCTGTGCGGTCCCGCCCATGACGCTCTGGGCGCGGCTGTAAAGGTAGAGCTTGAGCCAGGTGTCATCACTGCCACCGAGCGCGAGCGCCGCGTGACCGACAGTCTGCTCGACCTGCGTCATCAGCAGCTTGTCGACCGACCCTTCCGGCCCGTGGGTGATTCCGTCCAGCCGGTCCGAGAGCCGGCGGCAGACGTGCGATCGCAGCATCTGCGACTCGACGATTGCCCATGCGAGCTGCTCGAGCTGGTCGCTGCGAACGCGATCCGGAGCTTCGGCGGCCCGTTGTGCCAGCTGTCGCACCGACTTGCGGTAGCGCGCGACGTAGCCGAGCTCGCCGGGCTCGCGCTCGTGGCTCACGACCGTCATGGCCAGACGCCAGCCCTCGCCGGGGGCGCCGATCATGTCGGCGGCGGCGGCATGGGCGTTGTCGAAGTGGACCTCACCGAACTCGCGGGTGATGCCGTTGATCATCTTCAACGGCCGCTGTTGCACACCCGGCTGGCGCATCGAGACGCGGAACGCCGAGATCCCTTTGTGCTTCGCAACGCTCGCGTCGGTGCGCGCGAGCACGAGACACCAGTCGGCCACGTCGGAGTAGCTGGTCCAGACCTTGTGGCCGTTGATGACGTAGTCGCCGTCCTCGCCGGGCGTCGCCGTCGTACGCAGCGAGGCCAGGTCCGAGCCCGCTTCGGGCTCGCTGAAGCCCTGGCACCAGCGGTCGGAGCCGTCCACGATGCCGGGCAGCAGCCGCCGGCGGATGTCCTCGCTGCCGTGATGCCAGATCCCCTGCACGAGGTAGCCCAGGCTCGGACGCGGCGGCGCACCGGCCGCCGCCAGCTCGTCGTCGACGATGACGTCGTAGGTCGTAGGGAGCTCGTGGCCACCGATCTCCTTCGGCCACGACAGGCCGAAGAACCCGGCCACGTAGAGCGCGCGGTGCCAGTCCGCCTGCCCCGCCCAGTACTCGTCCGACGTCGACGAGGCGGGAAGGTCCGGTGTGTTGTCGACCAGCCAGGCGCGCAGCCGAGCACGAAACGCCGCCTCGGCCGGCGAGTCACCGAAGTCCAACGCCGGCCCCCAGTTCGTGGTCGAGAACCCGTTGCAAGCTCAGACCCACCCCGCCGAACAGCTCGCTCGACAGCAGCGCCCGGCGCAGATACAGGTGCGCCTTGCACTCCCAGGTGTTGCCGATGCCGCCGTGCACCTGGATCGCGGTCTCGCACGCCGCACGCGCCGCTCGCGCGCAGTACGCCTTGGCCGATGCTGCCGCGGCGAGCGCCGCCCCGGGCTCGAGCGCATCGACCGCCCAGGCCGCGTGCAACGCGGCGCTGCGCGAGCCCTCCATCGCGACGTAGGCGTCTGCGAGCAGGTGCTGCACCGCCTGGAAGGAACCGACCGCGACGTCGTACTGGCGCCGAGTGGCGGCGTAGCCGCATGCGAGGTCGATCGCGCCTCGCATCGCACCGACCAGGTCGGCAGCTGTCATGGCGAGACCGAGCGCGGCAAAACGGACAAGGGCGTCGTCCGTTACCCCCCCGGCCGGCTCGGTCTCGCCATCTACTGGGTCAACCGCCTGGGCTTTGCGGCTGAGATCCACAGCGTCTGGCGCATCACCGGCGAGGGGAAGCGCAACGACTCGAAGCTGTCCGGTATCCGACACATCCGGTTCGACCAGGAGGACCCGGCGCGCACCGGCCGTGTCGATCGCCGTCGCGCCGCCGCCCGCCCGGGCGAGCTCGGCGAGGTCCGGTCGCAACGCGATCGTCTCGGCAGCGGTGGCCGCGGGCGCACCCGCCAGCCGCCGCAGCTCGGCGGCGAGCACCGGACCGAGGTAGGCGACGTCCGCCGGGCCACGTGCGAGCTCCTCGGCGACGAGAGCGACCTCGACCGCCGACGCGACCGGCGACCCGTCCGCTTCGGCCGCCCGCAGCTCGCGCCACCCGGCGGCGGCGATCGCGGCGTCGAGGCGCTCCACGCGGGTTCGGTCGTCGAGGTCGGCGACGGAACCAGGACCGAGCCTGGTGACGACCGAGGCAGCGGCGTCGCGCAGCGCGCGCTGCTCGTCGGAGAGGCGGACGTCCATGCGTTACCGGTCCGCCGTCATTCGGATCGCAGCGCGTCGGTGGCGTCGTCCCACCGGGCGGCGAGGGCACGACGCAGCACCTTTCCCGATGGCAACCTCGGGATCGCGTCGACCTCGATCACCGTTCTCGGGTGCTTGTAGGTGGCGAGCGAGGCGACGACCAGCTGACGCAGCTCCTCCGTCGTCACACTCGCCGACGGGTCGAGGACGACGGCGGCAACCGGACGCTCCCCGGCGGCCGCGTCCGTGACGCCGAAGACCGCGCAGTCGAGCACAGCCGCGTGGCCGTGCAGTACCGCCTCGAGCTCGGCCGGCGCGACCTGGAAGCCGTTGACCTTGATCATCTCCTTGGAGCGATCCGTCAAGTGCACCCACCCGTCGGCCTCGAGCCATCCGACGTCCCCGGTGCGATACCACTCGCCGTCGAAGGCGGCCGCGGAGTCCTCGTCGGGCAGGTAGCCGGCCATCACCGATGCGCTACGCACCTGGATCTCGCCGGTCTCGCCGGCCGGCAGCGGCGCGCCGCTGTCGAGGTCGACCACCCGCAGCTCGACGCCCTTCGGCGGCAGCCCCGCCGAGTCCAGACGCCAGTCCTCGGGGCGCCCGACCGGGTTGCAGGTGATGACCGGCAGCTCGCTTGCGCCGTACGCCGGCAGCCACCGCACGCCGGTGCGCTTGGTGACCGCCTCCGCGACGCTCGGGGTGACCGGCGTTGCGCCCCACATGATGTAGCGCAACGACGACAGGTCGTAGTCCTCGATCGTCGGGTGGTTGGCCATCGCGAGAGCGATCGGTGCAACCGCCATCTCCAGAGTCATCCGTTCGCGCTCGATGCGATGAAGAATCTCGTCGAGGTCGAACCGCGGATGCAACCGCACCGTGGCACCGGCCGCCGCCGCCGTCACGAGATTGAGCAGACCGAGGATGTGTGACGGCGGGGTCGCCACCTGGAACCGGTCCGCCTCGGTGAGGCCGAGCGCCTCGATCCAGTGATCGATCGCGTGGGTCATCGAGGCGTGGGTGTGGCGGACCGCCTTCGGTAGCCCGGTCGTGCCGGAGCTGAACACGAGCACCGCCTCGTCACTCGGGTCGACGGCGACCAGCGGGCGCGTCGCCTTCGCGGCGAGCGCCGCGGCGTAGTCGGCGCCGTCGACGTCGACCACGGCGTCTGCCGCCAGCCGACCGCGCAACAGCTCGATGGCGGGGCCGTCCGCGAACGCGAGCCGGGCACCGGTGATCGCAAGCGCGTGGTCGACCTCGCGCTGCTTCCACGCCGGGCTGAGCAGCACGCAGGCGGCACCGAGCTTGCTGACGGCGTTGCAGACGACCACGAACTCAGGACGGTTCGTCATCATCAGCGCGACGCGGTCGCCGGGCGCGATGCGCAGCGCGTAACCAGCCGCCAGCGCGTCGCTGGTCTCCTCGAGATCGCGATAGGAGAAGCGAAGGTCGCCGGCAAGCAGCGCGTCGCGGTCTCCGTACCTCGTCGCGGCTGCCCGCAGGCCGTCGTGCAACAGGGACGACGTCGGCACGGAAACATTGTTCTCAAAAACGGAATCGCGGTCAACGCCGGGGTTCGATCACACCCGTCGGCGCTATCGTTCCGCCCGTGAACGAGACGCCTGAAGACGTACGCCGGGAGATCGTCGACAACGTCCGGCGGTTCGTCGCGCGTGAGGTGACCCCGCACGCCTCGGCGCTCGAGCATGCCGACGAGTACCCCGCGGCGATCGTCGACCAGATGCGCGAGCTCGGGCTGTTCGGGATCACGATCCCGGAGGAGTACGGCGGACTCGGCCTCGACCTGCTGACCTACATCGGCGTGATCGAGGAGCTCTCCTACGGCTGGATGAGCCTGTCGGGGGTCATCAACACCCACACCATGCTCGCCACGATGCTCGTGGTGCACGGCAACGACGAGCAGCGGCAGAAGTGGCTGCCGGCCCTGGCAAGCGGTGAGAAGCGAGGGGCGCTGTCCCTGTCCGAGCCGGACGCCGGCACCGACACCAGGTCCTTGACCTGTCGCGCCGAGCCCGACGGCGACGACTACGTCATCAACGGGACGAAGGCGTGGGTGACGAACGGCGAGCGCGCCTCGCTGGTCATCCTCGCCGCGCGCACCCCGGAGGGCATCAGCTCGTTCATCGTCGAGAAGGAGCCGGGTGCCTCCTACCAGGGCATCTCGGTGAGCAAGCACGTCGGCAAGCTCGGCTACAAGGGCATCGAAACGGTCGAGATGTCCTACGCCGACCATCGGATCCCGGCCGCGAACCTGGTCGGCACGCCCGGCCGTGGCCTGCCGCAGATGCTCGGTGTCCTCGAGGTCGGTCGCATCAACATCGCCGCCCGAGCCGTCGGCGTCGCCCGAGCCGCGTTCGACGCGGCCGTCTCCTATGCCCAGCTGCGTACGACGATGGGCAAGCCGATCGGCGAGCACCAGGCGATCCAGCTCAAGATCGCCGACATGGCGACCAAGCTCGAGGCGTCGCGGCTGTTGACGAGGAGCGCGGCCGAACGACGGATGGCCGGGCTCCGCACGGACGTCGAGGCCGGCATGGCGAAGCTGTTCGCGAGTGAGACGGCGTTCGAGCTGGCGACCGAGGCGATGCGCATCCATGGTGGCGTGGGCTACACCACCGAGCTGCCCGTCGAGCGCTACTACCGTGACGCTCCGCTCATGATCATCGGTGAGGGCACGAACGAGATCCAGCGCATCGTGATCGCCCGCGGCATCCTGGCCCGTGCCCGCGGCGAGGGCCGGGACTAGCAGGCCGCGCGGCGCAGTGCGCGGGGTGCGAAGCGGCGGTGGATCGGGCCGACCATCCCCCACACCACCGGAGAGATTCGTGATCGGTAGGTGACGCTCGTCGTCCAGCTGAGCTCGCCGTCGGTCGTGCACATCAACAGCGCGACACCGAACAACCACGACTGCTGTGCCAGCGTCACCTGCCCCGGAAGCTCGGCGACCACCGGCCAGCCGAGGATCGAGTCGGTTCCCGTCAACGGGAAGCCGAGCCCCCAGCGCCAGCCCACGCGAAGGAACACCCGCATCGGCAGTGACGCGCCTTCGAGCACGAG carries:
- a CDS encoding AMP-binding protein translates to MSRWNLRSVPTDLRAHYLEQGLWTNDSLGQLVERGLSRSATAHFKVRSQVRQWDGTFADVDRAARAMATSLRSRGVGAGDVVVFQLPNWVEAGIAYWATAYLGAAVVPIVHFYGAKEVDYILRVTKPDAVITADRFGAASFLDTYEALLPDHGAPPWFVVQSDESTALPTAATGFDELLDAEPIAGPAPVDPDSPAVIAFTSGTTKDPKGVIHSHRTIGCEAVHLAGMGPQTSPPQITAAPVGHFIGMVNAFLTPLIKTMPVCLVDVFDPGRILRLMLDEQLMMAGGATYFLMSLLDHPDFTAEHLALMPFAGLGGSTVPASVTERAEKLGIKCFRSYGSTEHPSITGSMIDEPQLKRNRTDGHVLPGVEIRLSEDGEIFSRGPELCLGYTDPALTAAAFDADGWYRTGDVGVLDEDGYLSITDRVSDIIIRGGENISAQEVEDVLLGMDAVLEIAVVGVPDEKFGERAAAVVRVRDGAAPPTIPAMQQHLSAAGLAKQKWPEFVYQVADLPRTPSGKVQKFRLREDLRSGRIN
- a CDS encoding enoyl-CoA hydratase-related protein, yielding MSSSYSVPEAIQVELDGPIRVVRLNRPDHLNATNHELHEGLAHLWPQIDADADARAVVLTGNGRAFSAGGDFGYIDELVRDEALRKISLTHGRMIVTGMAGCRVPIIAAVNGPAVGLGCSLVALSDVAFMARSAHLADPHVLLGLVAADGGPITWPLMTSLMLAKEYALTGERIPSERAAAIGLVNHVVDDDAVMTEAMACAKKIAKLPKQAVEDTRKVINLHLQRAVLATIDYALTAEHRSFDSPELRANLDRMRDKPTPQ
- a CDS encoding acyl-CoA dehydrogenase family protein translates to MDFGDSPAEAAFRARLRAWLVDNTPDLPASSTSDEYWAGQADWHRALYVAGFFGLSWPKEIGGHELPTTYDVIVDDELAAAGAPPRPSLGYLVQGIWHHGSEDIRRRLLPGIVDGSDRWCQGFSEPEAGSDLASLRTTATPGEDGDYVINGHKVWTSYSDVADWCLVLARTDASVAKHKGISAFRVSMRQPGVQQRPLKMINGITREFGEVHFDNAHAAAADMIGAPGEGWRLAMTVVSHEREPGELGYVARYRKSVRQLAQRAAEAPDRVRSDQLEQLAWAIVESQMLRSHVCRRLSDRLDGITHGPEGSVDKLLMTQVEQTVGHAALALGGSDDTWLKLYLYSRAQSVMGGTAQIQRNLVATRILGLPAS
- a CDS encoding acyl-CoA dehydrogenase produces the protein MDVRLSDEQRALRDAAASVVTRLGPGSVADLDDRTRVERLDAAIAAAGWRELRAAEADGSPVASAVEVALVAEELARGPADVAYLGPVLAAELRRLAGAPAATAAETIALRPDLAELARAGGGATAIDTAGARRVLLVEPDVSDTGQLRVVALPLAGDAPDAVDLSRKAQAVDPVDGETEPAGGVTDDALVRFAALGLAMTAADLVGAMRGAIDLACGYAATRRQYDVAVGSFQAVQHLLADAYVAMEGSRSAALHAAWAVDALEPGAALAAAASAKAYCARAARAACETAIQVHGGIGNTWECKAHLYLRRALLSSELFGGVGLSLQRVLDHELGAGVGLR
- a CDS encoding AMP-binding protein, translated to MRAAATRYGDRDALLAGDLRFSYRDLEETSDALAAGYALRIAPGDRVALMMTNRPEFVVVCNAVSKLGAACVLLSPAWKQREVDHALAITGARLAFADGPAIELLRGRLAADAVVDVDGADYAAALAAKATRPLVAVDPSDEAVLVFSSGTTGLPKAVRHTHASMTHAIDHWIEALGLTEADRFQVATPPSHILGLLNLVTAAAAGATVRLHPRFDLDEILHRIERERMTLEMAVAPIALAMANHPTIEDYDLSSLRYIMWGATPVTPSVAEAVTKRTGVRWLPAYGASELPVITCNPVGRPEDWRLDSAGLPPKGVELRVVDLDSGAPLPAGETGEIQVRSASVMAGYLPDEDSAAAFDGEWYRTGDVGWLEADGWVHLTDRSKEMIKVNGFQVAPAELEAVLHGHAAVLDCAVFGVTDAAAGERPVAAVVLDPSASVTTEELRQLVVASLATYKHPRTVIEVDAIPRLPSGKVLRRALAARWDDATDALRSE
- a CDS encoding acyl-CoA dehydrogenase family protein, yielding MNETPEDVRREIVDNVRRFVAREVTPHASALEHADEYPAAIVDQMRELGLFGITIPEEYGGLGLDLLTYIGVIEELSYGWMSLSGVINTHTMLATMLVVHGNDEQRQKWLPALASGEKRGALSLSEPDAGTDTRSLTCRAEPDGDDYVINGTKAWVTNGERASLVILAARTPEGISSFIVEKEPGASYQGISVSKHVGKLGYKGIETVEMSYADHRIPAANLVGTPGRGLPQMLGVLEVGRINIAARAVGVARAAFDAAVSYAQLRTTMGKPIGEHQAIQLKIADMATKLEASRLLTRSAAERRMAGLRTDVEAGMAKLFASETAFELATEAMRIHGGVGYTTELPVERYYRDAPLMIIGEGTNEIQRIVIARGILARARGEGRD